GTTTTGCACGGACGCCGAAATCAGCGACCGCTCGTTCGATTTCCGCGAAGCTGAGATTTTCGGCATTGCGCAGCACCGGCACGACAAGTCCCTTGCCGCCGCCGATCGCAATGCCGATGTCGCAATAGTTGTGATAAACCAACTGCTTGTCGCGCATCTGAGCGTTGATCTGCGGGTATTGCTGCAGAGCGTTCACGGCAGCCTTCACGAAGAATGACATGAAGCCGAGTTTCAGGCCGTACGTCTGCTCGAACGCTTCCCGGTATGTCGACCGCAGATTCTTGACGGCGGTCATGTCGATTTCGTTGAACGTTGTCAGCAGAGCGGCCGTTTGTTGTGCGGCGACCAGCCGCTGAGCGATCGTCTGCCGAATGGGGCTCAACGGCACCGTCCTGGTTTCGCGTGAACCGGCGGCCGCGGTGCCTCCGCCCTGCATGTGGCGAACGACGTCTTCCTTCAGCACTCTCCCGCCGGGGCCGGAGCCCGCTACGGAACCGGGCGAAATCCGGTTTTCGCTCATCAGCCGTTCGGCCGCAGGCATCACAGTCGCGGCAGACTTCGATCCGGCCGAAGACGGCACCGCGGCTGATTTCGCAGACGTTTCCGGAGTCGCTGGCGCATCGTTCGCAGGGCGATTCGGTTCGGCTGTTTTCGGAGCTTCAGACGGCGTGAGATATCCGATCACTTCGCCGATCTCGGCCGTTTCGCCCGCGGCTTTCACGATCTGGCTGACGATTCCGCCGACGGGAGCCGGAACGTCAAACGTCGCCTTATCCGTCTCCAGGCCAACCACGCCGGCGTCCGCCGCAACGTAGCTCCCCTTGCTGATGTACCACTCGCCGATGAAAACCTCGGAGATCGATTCGCCAACGGCCGGCACCCGAATTTCGACTTCTTCACCCTGCTGGACACTCATTCGCGTATCGCTTTCGTCGAACATCCCGGACCTGGTTCCGGGGAACGCCATTCTTCCCAGCGCGATCATAGCAGACGCTGACCGTGACAATCATTCAGGCGCCATTTTTCGACGTCATGCACCGGCTGGAATTCACCCGGTGGAGAATTGCGACTTCAATGTGCGCTATGTCTTAGGCGTGCGTCTGTGCGAGAACGCACACTGGTTCCGGTCGCGTTTTCTCACGCTTGCAGTTGCACGTGCGTTACGGAATTGGACGGTGGAAATTTCGGCGACCAGCCCATACTACACAGCCAGTCCTCCCGCACGCTGCCTGCAATTGCTCGCGCTGCGGACACTGATGAGACGCCGTCGTCCACCTTTCCTGAAAACGAAAGCACAGCAGTTCATGAAGAAGAACGAAGCGGTTACCAAGATCATGACGCCCAATCCGATCTCGATTTCCCGCAATGAACCGATTTCGGCAGCGCGGCGACTGCTTGAGGAAGAAGGCATCCATCATCTGCCGATCACCGATGGCGACAAGCTGGTCGGAATTCTGACGTCGAACGATTTCCTGCGAGTTTCGTTTGGAGAATTCGGCAACCAGGACGCCCGAAGTCTCGACGCGATTCTGGACCACACGTACAAGATTTCCGAAGTGATGAATCCAAATCCCGTGTCGGTCAAGAGCAGTCAGACGGTCCGGGACGCGGCCACGATTTTGTCCGAAAGCAGCTTTCATTCGCTGCCCGTTGTCGAAGGCGAAAAGCTGGTCGGAATTGTGACGTCCTCCGACCTGATCAAGTATCTGCTGGATCAGTATTGAAAACTGCGGCGACGGATTCCGTGCGCGGTATCGTTGATGCGCGCTGCGGGGCTTGAACCAGCAGTGCTTTGGAGTGCGATGATTCAGCATCGCTTTGGTTTCTTTGCGGAACCGTCGAATTCCAGGCCGTCGTTCGATCTGCGTGACATCGCCGATTCCGTGAAAAGCGAAGCGGCGACAAGCCACCGCCTTCCAGCGGCGTCGTTTGTTCGAAGCGTGGCGGCGTCCTGGAAACCGGAAGAATTCACCGACATCGCTGATGCACGGACGGCGATCGACGGACGCTTCGGTTTCGGAAGAATCTCCGTTGTGAGTCACGTAGGATATGCGCGTCTCGGATGTCCGGTGACGGCGGTTTGAAATTCCCCGCAGCGGCGCGATGGCGTTTGCGTCACTGAATTCCTGCGGGTTGATCCGGGATCGTGAGCAACGAATTCTGTGTCGAAATCGCCGGCTGACGACCAGGTCGAACGGCAAAACGAGTGTCTTCCGATGCGACGTCGAGCTTTCACGCTGATCGAACTGCTGGTCACGATCAGCATCATCGCCATTCTGATTGCTCTGTTGCTGCCGGCCGTTCAGCAGGCGCGAGAGGCCGCTCGGCGAACGCTTTGCCGAAACAATCTGCGGCAACTGGGGCTGGCGCTGCACAACTATCACGACAGTTACGGACAGTTTCCGCCGGGTTCGGTGTGCACGGCGAACAACTGCGGCGGCGACTTTCGTCACGGCAACTGGAGCACGACGTGGACGATTTCGATCCTGCCGAACATGGATCAGGCGGCGCGGTTTCAGCAATGGAACTCTGACATTCCCAGCGATCAGCAGCCGCGCGTGACGGGTGTCGCTCTGACGATCATGAAGTGTCCTTCAGCCCTGGACCGTCCGGCCGCTGTCGGGCTGGAAGCGGGCAATCGAGGAACACCGGCGGCTCCCGCGCTTTACGACAAGGGCAACTACGCCGCGAACTATGGCGGCGGCTGGGCCAATGAGCCCGCTGGAGTCAACGGCTTCGACGGTGCCGTTGCGTGGAGCGGTTCGAATCGGGGAGTGTTCAGCAGCCGGCGAGCCGGCGACGCACCCTACGGCGCGCGAATCAGTGAGATCACCGATGGAACGGCCAACACGATTCTGCTGGCGGAAATTCTGACTCGCGATTCCAACTGGGACTGTCGCGGCTGCTGGGGCCGCGCGATGGGATCGGTTGTCTCCGCGTTCACGGGAGCCGCACCGGAAAACGGGCCGCAGGGAATCGCGACTCCCAACGTGCCGGCGATCGGCGATGGCCGCGACTTTCCTGTCTACTGCGGAGGCGACGGCGACCCGGAAACGAATTGCGACGACGCTCCGGGTTCCGGTCGCGGCGGCGTCGCGGCTCGCAGCCGACACACCGGCGGAGTCCAGATTCTGCTGGCTGACGGCTCTGTTCGCTTCGCAGGCAATTCCATCGACGCCGCGCTTTGGCGAAACCTGCTGACGATTGACGGCGGCGAAGTCACCGGTGAATTCTGATTCGCCGCCCATGCGACGACGGCGCGAGCGTTCTCAATCCGGGTTACGCAAATCGCGAGGTGGCAGCCAGGCGGCCGGGTCAAGGTGATAGAAGTCCCGCAGCACTTCATAAACCGCCGGATGATGATTTCTCAGCGACCGCGGACGTTCAAAGAATGCTTCCGTCAGCACGGCAAAGAATTCCGCGGCATTCTTTGAACCGTAGCAATCAATGAACCCGTGATGGCCGCGGCGGCAGTCTTCCACCAGGCGATCGAATTCGGGTTCCAGGACCTCCACCCAGCGTTCGAACTGTTCCTGAGTTTCCATCAGCGGCGTGCCGTCGACGAACCGGCCGTTCATCATGTCAAGCTGATGAGCGAACTCGTGCAGCACCAGGTTGTGCCCCGGCGATTCCATTCGACCGCCGGCCAGCACGTCCGACCACGACAGAATCACCGGTCCCTGCCACCAGGCTTCTCCCAGCCGAGGCTCGCCGCCGTGAATCACCAGGCCGGCACGCGTGATCTGAGTTCCTGCCGCCACATAGCCCGTCGGGTAAACAAGAATTGAAAGGACATGATCGAAGTAGACATCCCGGGGCATTCCGACGACCAGCAGGCAGGCCTGCGCAGCCACAGTTACCCGGATTTCATCCGTCAGCGTAAGTCCGCCGCAACCTTCCCAGTTCTTTTCGGCGACGAACACCGGGATCAAGCGACGCAGCCGGTGCTGCTGTTCTTCGGTCAGCTGTCCGGCATGAACAACGTTGTTGGCGATGTACGATTCCCATGCGTCGGGAAACGGCCGCGCGACCAGCTTTGCCCGGCGACGGTTGCGAAACCAGTTGAAGATCATCGAAAACGCCTGCTTCCCGCGCCATCATCCACGCTGTTTTCGTCGGATCATTCGACGATGACAATTGGCCGATCATCACGGTGCTGCAGTAGATCGTTCAGGCGAGAGTCGTCGAAAACTCCGTCATGAATCAGCAGGGAGCCGTCCCGGTCAGACGTCGGTGACGGCGCAACCGGCTGCCAGCGACTCCGCAATCGCTCAGCCGCGCGACGGCGATCGTCAACCGATTCTGAAACGGACAGCGGTACAAGCACGTCTCGCTGTTCGGGGAACAGGGATGCCAGTGCTTTTGCGGCATTGAGCCGGACCGCCGCATAGGGATCGTTGAGCATCGCGGCCAAAAACGGAGTCATCCAGTCGGTGCTCGAAACGGCCGCCGCGTCCGGCTGCGCAAACTGCCACGTCGAAATCACGCGCTGCCCGGCGTCTCCCTTCAGCATCCACAACACCGCCGCGGAAACAGACTTTTCGTCATCAGAAAGTTCCGGCGCTTCGGACTGATACCATTCCGACAGAACATCAGCCGTCCACTGCTGAGTGCGGTCAAGGTGGCACAGATTGCACGCATTCAGCCGAACGTTGGGGCCAAACGAAGCGACCGCCGGGCTGTCGATCCGATGGCTGCGAATTCCCTTCAGCAGCGCGAAGCTGCTGTACGGCATATGGCAGTTCATGCATTCGCTGCCGGATGATTCCGCCGGATGATGCGTGTGCCGGGAAACATCATCCGCAAAGTCCGTGTGACACTGCAGGCACGCGTGATTGGTTCTCATGCCAGGCTTCAACTGATCGTCCGGATCGCTGCCATGCACGGCATGGCAGGACAGACATGTCAGGTTTCCTCGAAGGTAGCAGCCTGATTCGATCAGTCCGTTGTATTCGCGACCGCCGCTGCGGCAGGCTCCGTCCGACCAGAACCGGCTGACCTGAATCTGTTCCTTTCCATCGTCGAACACCGTTTCGTCGTCGATCGTCAGGAACCGAGCCACGTCGCGCATGTCCCGGCGAGGATCGTGTTCGCGACCAAGCGTCTGATGGTCCCTGTTGGCGGGATTGCCGTGATCGTATTCGTAGTGGCTGTGACACGTGCCGCACGCCTGGCTGGACAGATGCGGATTCTCCTTCGCGGGATTGAAGACTGTGCGGTCGCTTTCCGTTTCATTCAGATGGAACTGATACCGTCGAACAGGATTGCGGTTTTGCGCGACGTGCTGACCGCAGGCACCGTGGCACGATTCACACGAGATGCCCAGTTCCGCAGTTCTTGTGTGACGGTATCGGCCGCTGAGTCCCTCGAAGCCGGGCTGGCCGCCGACGCTGTGACAGTTGATGCACACCTGATTCCACACCTGGTGCCCCATCGCCGGCCGAGTCACCGGCGGCTGCAGGAACACGTCGTCGCGATGCATCCACAACCGGTCAGTGATGTTGTAGCGCCACGGAAACTGCCAGAGTTCTCCGGCATCATTGCCGACGTACCAGAACGCCTGAAACGCATGTGACCCGGTGGTCATGACCAGTTGCCGTTCGACCAGCGGAAAACCGCCCTCCGGAAGCGCCGCGCCAACCGTGGCGAACTGCAGCGTCAACTGCGGATCCTGCATCGTCGCCCAGAATTCATCGCCGCGCCGTTCGATCCGGGCTGTCTGCCCGTAGCGAGTCAGTTCCTGGCCGTCGAACGGAGCCACAACAGTTTCGGGCGTCGCCACCTGAGTCATCGTGCGGTGGAAGCTTCCGTGCCACGTGTCGTATTGCTCCGCATGGCACGAACGACACGCCGCCGAACCGGCGTACAACCCGTCAGTCCGAATTTCCGGGATGGCAACCTCGGCGGTCAACCGGCGGTTTTCCCACAGGTTCCGTTGCAGCGTGACGCCGACAGCGACTAACGCAATCGCGGCGATCGCAGCTGCCATCGTCGACAGCGATATGAGCCCCAGACGAACCGGCAACAGCCCGACGATCAGCAGCCCCGCCAGTCCCAGCAAGCCATACAGAATCCACTCAACGAACATAGCGACGCCGCTTGGAAGTTGACGGTCAGCGAACCCTTCAAAGCTTACGCCATGCCACAACGAAACGCGAGTTCCGTGCGCGGCCGGCCTCCCCCGAACTTGCTTCGCTCGTTCGACCCCTCCCTGATGGCCTTCGGCCGGGAGGGGTGCACAGGACTTGCGCGTCCGGCGCGTCCACCTCTCCCAGGCGAAGCCGGCCAGGAGAGGTCGAGCAAGCGAAGCGATGCTCGCGAGAGGGCCGAGTGGCGTTCAGCGTCCGTCGCACACAGCACGTTCAACGCGCGGCCGTGCCCTCCCCGAACTTGCTTCGCTCGTTCGACCCCTCCCTGATGGCCTTCGGCCGGGAGGGGTGCATAGAGAGCTGCGCGTCCGGCGCGTCCACCTCTCCCAGGCGAAGCCGGCCGGGAGAGGTCGAGCAAGCGAAGCGATGCTCGGGAGAGGGCCGAACGCGCGTTCAGTGTCCGTCGGTCGAGCAGCACGTTCAACGCGCGGTCGTGTCCCTCCCCAGAACTTGCTCCCCGCTCGTTCGACCCCTCCCTGATGGCCTTCGGCCGGGAGGGTGCATGGAAAGCTGAACGTCTGGCGCGAGAGGGCTGCGGACGAAGTCACCCGGCGGCGTTGTTATTCGGACCGCTGTGTGACCTGCGTGCCGGCTTCGACACGATCGCCGGGATACAGAATGACGCGATCGCCTTCCTGCAGCCCGTCGAGAACTTCCGCGTTGTCGTCGTTGCGGTGGCCTGGCTCCACGTCCCGCAGCTCCGCTCGTCCATCGGAAATCACGAACACCGCCCAGCGCTGTCCTTCACGGAACAGGGCTCCCGTCGGGACGGTAATGACGTCTTCGGACGACCATTTCACGATCTCCGCTTCGACCCGGTAACCGTCGCCCAGCGCGGGGCGCTTTTCCAGGGGATCAACGAAGTCGATGATGACATTCACGCGCTGTTCTTCGATTCCCAGCGCAGAGATTTTTGTGAATGCCGCCGGCTCGACCAGTCGCACACGGGCTTCCAGCGGATGGTCGCCTCCCCATTCCTTCAGCAGGACTCGAGCGCCCGGATGAATCTGAACGGCCGCCGACGACAGAACATCGACTTCGACTTCCAGGTCTTTGGGGTCGCCGACTTCCAGGATCTTGTCGCCGGCGTTCACGACGGTGCTGCTTTCCTGATACACCTGCAGGACTCTGCCCGACACGGGCGACGTGATGGGAAAGCTCCATTCCGTGCCGGCGGTCGCTTCCTGGCCTTCGCCGGTTCTCAGCAGCGCGGCTCTGGCCTGATCGAGTTCAAACGACGCGATCTGACCTTCCAGGCGAGCGGCGTTGTAGTCGTTTTCGGCCTGCCGAAAGGCGACTCGCTGACGATCCAGATCCTGCTGCGACGCCGATTGTTTTTCGAACAGCCGCTGAATTCGCGCGAATTCCGATTCCTGCAGGTTCAGAGCGTCCCGGGTCGTGGCGAGTTTCGGTTCCGCCTGGCTGACTCGCGCTTCGGCCGCCTTCACGCGGGCTTCCGCCTGAGCGACGGTTCGCGGATCCAGCAGCGCCGGATCGGTCGGTTCGATTGTTGTCAGCAGAGTCTGCTTCGCCACAACTTCGTCGCCGGGGTGCAGACTGATTCTGACCAGCCGGCCGTTCAGCGGAGCGGACACGACATACCGTTCGCGGATGCGGGTGCGGCCATCGTCGCTGATCGTGACGACCAGCGGCCCGCGGGCGATGACGGCGGCGTCCACCTGCACCGGTTGCGGCCGCATCGCCATCAGCACCGCGGCGATCAGACTTCCAGCCACAGCCACGTAGAACAATCGCCGAATCCAGACACCCATGAAATTATTCCTGCGCCTTCAGCACGGCGAACAAGTCGAGATGATCCAGACGCCGTCGCACCAACAGCCCTGAAATCACAGCGGCCAGCAACACAATCAGCACGGCTTCCGCATACGTTGAATCGTCAATGATCAGCGGGAACCGAAACAGGTCGGTCTGCAGAGATCGTGTGGTCAGCCATGCCATGCTGTAGCCGAACGCGAGTCCCGCCGGAAGCGCGGCCAGCGTCAGAATGGCCAGTTCACCCAGCAACACGACGGAAACTTCCGCGTGAGTGAACCCCAGAACTCGCATCGTGGCCAGTTCGCGATCCCGCTCAGACAGCGTAATGCGAGCCGTGTTGTAGACGACTCCCGCGGCGATCACGATGGCGAATCCGACCACGAAGCTCTGCATCTGCAACTGACTTTCGGCAACCGTATCGTAGAAACTCTGAATCATGGCTTCCTTCGAAACCACGCCGACGACATACGGCGTCTGCTTCAGAGTCCGGTACACGTCGTTCAGATGATCGTGGTCCACCGTCAGCCACGCGCCGGTGACTCGCGGTCCTTCGCGCCCGATGCGGCTGACCAGACTTTGCGGCGCATAGACGTTTGTGCCGGACAGATCGTCGATGGCCGCGACGACCCTTGCCGTCACAACGGGACGTTCGCCTTCCAGCACTTCCACGGTCACGGTGTCGCCGACCCGGATGTTCAGGATTTCCAGCAGAATGTCGGAAACCACCAGCCCGTCGCCGTTCAGCGGCTGTTCGATTCCTGCCTGGTTGACGACGCGATAAATCTGCCGGTCATCTTCCAGTCCCATGATGGCGGTTCTGTGGGAACGCGGTCCGTGCCGCAGCCGCACCGCGAGTCCTCGAAAAGTTTCCACCCGCCGGACGCCCTTCATGTTGCGGAAGTCGTTTGCGACATCAGTCGGCGACGGTTCGATCAGGTTGACCCACAGATCCTGTCGCTGCACGCGTCGAAACTGAAAGTCGATCAGAAACTCCAGAGCGTCGTAGCTGAAGTTGCCGACGACCAGGATTCCGACAGCCGCGGCGATTCCCATCACCGAAAACGCCGACTTGACGGGCCGTCGGCGCAGTTGTCGCAGAATCATCCGCCATGTCTGAGGCAGCAGACGCTCCACGCCAAAGCGTTCCAGAAACGATCGGCGATACTTCCCCGGCGGAGCGGGACGCATGGCTTCCGCCGGTGGCAGCCGAGTGGCCGCGCGCAGGGAATTCAGCGTCCCCAGAATGGCGGCCGCCGAACACAGCCCTGCCGTCACAACGGCCGTGCGCCAGTCGAAGTCGAAATAGAACAGGGGAAACTTGAAGTACTTCGCATACATAGACGCCATGCCGTGCCCCATCCACACGCCAACGCCCGTGCCGATTACGACTCCCACCGCCACGATTGCGCCCACGATCCGGCAGTAGTGCCAGCCGACTTCCAGGTTGTAATAACCGAACGCCTTCAGCGCCGCGATCTGCTGCCGGTGAGTATCAATGACCCGCGTCATCACCATGTTCAGCAGGAACGCGGCCACGGCCATGAAGATCGCGGGCGTGACAATTCCCATGACCTTCAACTGCGCAAGTTCGTCGGAGATAAACCGGTGCGATCTCTGGTCGTTCCGCCCGAAGCCTCCCACGCCGCCCCACGGAGCCAGCAGATTGTCCAGCCGACGAATCACGTCCGCTTCGCTGGCTCCCCGCATCAATGTCAGAGAGATGTCGTTACAGGCGGCCTTCATGTCGAAGGCCGCTTCCATTTCCGTTCGCGGAACCCAGAACAGTCCGAATCGCCTGAAGTCGGGAAGAATGTCGCCGGGATTCGATTCCACGATGTATTCGGGCGACATCACGACACCGACCATTTTCAGTGCTCGCAGCCGGCCGTTCAGAATCGCTTCCACGGAATCGCCGGGATGAAAACCGTGTTCGTTGGCGAACGATTCCCCGACCAGGACTTCCAGGCGGCCGGGCTGAGGAAAGCGGCCCCGTCGCAGATGCAGCTGATTCAGTTCCGGCTGACCATAGTCGGGAATGGAAATCAGTTTGCCGACCGCCGGTTCACGCAGACCGGGCACAATCAGATTGACGTTCTGAACGATGCGTGCCTCCACGCGCGCGACCCCGGGAATCTGCTGCACGCGCGATTCCAGAGTTTCCGGTCCGCGTTTGAAGCCGGCAAACACGTCGGCGAACCGGTACCGCTCGTAGTACGCCGCCCGCGTTCCGTCCAGCGTTCGCAGTGTGCTGAGCGACATGACCGACATCGCCACACCCGAAGCGATTACCAGCGCAATCGCAAACGCCTGGCCCTTCATCTCCAGCAGGTTGCGAATCAGTTTTCGATTGATGGCTTTCATGTGTCGTGACGCTGAAGATGTGCCGTGACGATGAAGGAACGGCCGACCCGCCGCGAGCGAACGCGGCCGGCACTGCGGACAATCCGCGAACTCACGCCGCGAGGCGCCCGTTGCTGCGGTGAACGACTACCACTGAATCTCCCGGGCGGCTCTCTTGTTGTCGTTGGTGCGCATGTCCGAAATCCTTCCATCGGAAAGGCTGATGATGCGATCCGCCATTTCGGCGATCATCGCGTTGTGAGTAATCAGCGCGGTGGTGGTGCCCATTTCGCGATTGATGCGTTCCAGCACTTCCAGCACAACAACGCCGGTCTTTGCATCAAGCGCGCCGGTGGGTTCATCGCACAGCAGAACTTCCGGACGCTTGGCGATGGCACGGGCAATAGCGACTCGCTGCTGTTCGCCGCCGGACATCTGCGACGGGAAGTGGTCCATCCGGTCGCCCAGATGAACCAGGTCCAGAGCTTCGGCCGGTTCCAGAGGATTCGTGGCGATTTCTGTCACCAGAGCCACATTTTCCCGCGCGGTCAGGCTGGGAATCAGGTTGTAGAACTGAAACACGAAACCCACGTGATGGCGGCGAAACCGGGTCAGTTGCGTGTCATCGCCCGACGTCAGATCTTCATCCAGAAACCTCACGGTACCGGACGTGGGCGTGTCCAGGCCGCCCAGAATGTTCAGCAGCGTCGACTTCCCGCTTCCCGACGGCCCCAGCAGTACCACCAGTTCGCCGCCGAACAACTGCAGCGACACACCCCGCAGCGCATGCACCAGGACTTCACCCATCTGGTAGACTCGGGTGATGTCACTGGCGGCGAATACCACGCGCGGCGATGTCTGAACCATGTTCGACATTCGAATAGCGTCCTGTTCGGTCCAGCCGGGTCGCAGCGCGAAATTCGGATCACCGCATGTCGCGAATTCGGCGGGACCATCTTCGGTCGCACGGCGTCAGCGGCCGGGAGAATGGATGACGACTGTTTTCATTTCGGTCATTTCGTCGATGGCGTACTTCGGACCTTCTTTTCCCAGACCGCTGTTTTTCAGACCGCCATACGGCATCAGATCGGTCCTCCACATGGGACCCCAGTTGATGTGAATGTTGCCGCTGTGAACCTCGCGCGCGAAGCGAAGGGCGGCGTCGATGTCCTGTGTGAACACACCGGCGCTGAGGCCGAACGTTGTGTCGTTTGCCATCCGGACGGCATCGTCGATCGAATCAGCCCGGAGAATTCCGACCGCCGGACCAAACAGTTCATCTCGCACGATTTTCATGTTCGCCGAAACGTTGTCCAGCAGCGATGGCTGCATTACGGCGCCGGAACGTTCGCCACCGCAGACCAGTCGAGCTCCCTGACTCACGGCCTCGTGAACCCATTGGCGAACACGTTCCGCATCAGCCTCGCGAACCATGGGTCCCATCTGAGTCGCTTCCTGCAACTGATCTCCGGCCGCGATGCCGGCGACGCCGGATTGCAGTGATTCCAGCAGCGAATCGTAAACTTCGCCGCAGACAATCAGTCGCTGAGCCGAAATGCAGACCTGTCCGGCGTTCGCGAAGCCGGATGTCAGCGTCGCCTGAGTCACCTTCTGCAGGTCGGCGTCGGGCAGAACAATCAGCGGACTGTTCGAACCCAGTTCCATCGTGACCTTTTTCAGTCCGGCGATCCGGCAGATGTGTTCGCCGACGTCCTGGCTGCCAGTGAAGCTGATCTTGCGAACTCGCGGGTCGCGGCAGATCGCGTCGCCGATCGTCGATCCGCTGCCCGTGATGCAGGAAATTCCCAGCGGAGGCAGACCGGATTCCAGCAGAATCTCTACCAGCTTCAGCGCCACCAGCGGAGTGTCACTGGCCGGTTTCAGAACGACCGAATTTCCCGCAGCCAGCGCCGGTCCGATCTTGTGACAAACCAGATTCAGCGGAAAGTTGAACGGAGTGATCGCCGCCACGACACCGCACGGCACGCGCAGAGTAAATCCCAGCCGTCCTTCCGTGCCCTTGCCGCCGTCCAGCGGCAGAAGTTCACCGCCCAGCCGCTTGGCTTCTTCGCCGGAAAGTTCCATGGTCTGAGCCGAGCGATCGACTTCGCCGCGAGCTTCGCGAAGAGTCTTGCCTTCTTCCCGGCTGATCGTCTGTGCCAGGTCTTCGGATCGCTGACGCATCAGTTCAGTGGTCTGACGCAGAATCAGAAAGCGGTCATAACCCTGCAGCGCGGCCATGTCTCGGGCGCCGGAGACAGCCGCGTGAACAGCCGCTTCGACATCCGCCGCCGATCCCTTCGGCACCGTGTCGACGACTTCGCCGCTGTACGGGTTCAACACGTCGATCACTTCGTCGCGATCCTGCCATTTTCCGGCCAGATAAAACTTCATCGCTGAGTTCTCCGAAAGTTCGTGACGGCACCAGCTTCCATGTCGATCAGGCGACCTGGTAGGCTCAACGTTTCGCCGGACATTGTCAACTGCACTGTGATTTGGTTCATGGCATCTGTGCGCTACGACCGAGACCCCTTGCCGGATCGTCCGGAGTGTCGTGGTCGCGCGCCGCAGCTTCGCTGGTGGAATGAGGTTTTTACCAACCGGCAGACGCAACCAACGGACGCAGCGGGAAAATGCTCAGTTGGCGGCGATCGCAACGGCAACCAGCGGAAATATCGCAAGCGCCTCGCTCTCGGAATTCGACACGACTGCGACAGTTGTTGCCAGCGCCACGACGTTGATTGACACAATCGTAAGACAGAAGACTTCGGGAGCCGCCAAAGCCACACGCAACACCGGTAAGATACGACGACTCTGCTTCGCCGGGCGTGGCTGCAGTGTTGCCAAAAGATGCACACCAGCAAACAATGACCAAACAAGCCAGGGCACCAGCGATGTTTGGAACGATTTCCCAGACAAACAGTACTTCGCAATAGGCCCGCCAACGCGGCGCAACGCAATCGCAGCTTCAACCGGACGCTTTGAATAGTTGCCTTTGAAATAAACAACGCATCAATCCGACGCCGCGCCCGTTCCACTAAAACCTCCTCCGCAGGAATGCCACATCGCGTCGTT
The Planctomycetaceae bacterium genome window above contains:
- a CDS encoding ABC transporter permease, with translation MKAINRKLIRNLLEMKGQAFAIALVIASGVAMSVMSLSTLRTLDGTRAAYYERYRFADVFAGFKRGPETLESRVQQIPGVARVEARIVQNVNLIVPGLREPAVGKLISIPDYGQPELNQLHLRRGRFPQPGRLEVLVGESFANEHGFHPGDSVEAILNGRLRALKMVGVVMSPEYIVESNPGDILPDFRRFGLFWVPRTEMEAAFDMKAACNDISLTLMRGASEADVIRRLDNLLAPWGGVGGFGRNDQRSHRFISDELAQLKVMGIVTPAIFMAVAAFLLNMVMTRVIDTHRQQIAALKAFGYYNLEVGWHYCRIVGAIVAVGVVIGTGVGVWMGHGMASMYAKYFKFPLFYFDFDWRTAVVTAGLCSAAAILGTLNSLRAATRLPPAEAMRPAPPGKYRRSFLERFGVERLLPQTWRMILRQLRRRPVKSAFSVMGIAAAVGILVVGNFSYDALEFLIDFQFRRVQRQDLWVNLIEPSPTDVANDFRNMKGVRRVETFRGLAVRLRHGPRSHRTAIMGLEDDRQIYRVVNQAGIEQPLNGDGLVVSDILLEILNIRVGDTVTVEVLEGERPVVTARVVAAIDDLSGTNVYAPQSLVSRIGREGPRVTGAWLTVDHDHLNDVYRTLKQTPYVVGVVSKEAMIQSFYDTVAESQLQMQSFVVGFAIVIAAGVVYNTARITLSERDRELATMRVLGFTHAEVSVVLLGELAILTLAALPAGLAFGYSMAWLTTRSLQTDLFRFPLIIDDSTYAEAVLIVLLAAVISGLLVRRRLDHLDLFAVLKAQE
- a CDS encoding ABC transporter ATP-binding protein, coding for MSNMVQTSPRVVFAASDITRVYQMGEVLVHALRGVSLQLFGGELVVLLGPSGSGKSTLLNILGGLDTPTSGTVRFLDEDLTSGDDTQLTRFRRHHVGFVFQFYNLIPSLTARENVALVTEIATNPLEPAEALDLVHLGDRMDHFPSQMSGGEQQRVAIARAIAKRPEVLLCDEPTGALDAKTGVVVLEVLERINREMGTTTALITHNAMIAEMADRIISLSDGRISDMRTNDNKRAAREIQW
- a CDS encoding aldehyde dehydrogenase family protein; its protein translation is MKFYLAGKWQDRDEVIDVLNPYSGEVVDTVPKGSAADVEAAVHAAVSGARDMAALQGYDRFLILRQTTELMRQRSEDLAQTISREEGKTLREARGEVDRSAQTMELSGEEAKRLGGELLPLDGGKGTEGRLGFTLRVPCGVVAAITPFNFPLNLVCHKIGPALAAGNSVVLKPASDTPLVALKLVEILLESGLPPLGISCITGSGSTIGDAICRDPRVRKISFTGSQDVGEHICRIAGLKKVTMELGSNSPLIVLPDADLQKVTQATLTSGFANAGQVCISAQRLIVCGEVYDSLLESLQSGVAGIAAGDQLQEATQMGPMVREADAERVRQWVHEAVSQGARLVCGGERSGAVMQPSLLDNVSANMKIVRDELFGPAVGILRADSIDDAVRMANDTTFGLSAGVFTQDIDAALRFAREVHSGNIHINWGPMWRTDLMPYGGLKNSGLGKEGPKYAIDEMTEMKTVVIHSPGR